From Acidihalobacter aeolianus, a single genomic window includes:
- a CDS encoding prephenate dehydrogenase, whose protein sequence is MTIERLAIVGVGLIGGSLALALRRAGYCHEVVGAGRDRASLQRALDMGVIDRFELDVCSAVRGADVVVLATPVGVIESVCRSMRGCLGDTSILTDVGSVKAAVVQAVEAGLGRLPTHFVPGHPIAGRERAGVEAAEADLYQGRRVILTPLPEGDVTAALAVKRMWEAAGAQVENMPVAHHDEVLAATSHLPHLLAYTLVSSLSRLDEQEEIFRYAAGGFRDFTRIASSDPVMWRDICLHNRDDIVAMLRHFRGDLDILEKAIAGADGDRLLTLFQRAKQTRDRFCG, encoded by the coding sequence CCATCGAACGTCTTGCCATTGTCGGCGTCGGGCTGATCGGGGGATCGCTTGCGTTGGCGCTGCGTCGCGCGGGGTATTGTCACGAAGTGGTCGGGGCCGGTCGCGACCGCGCCAGCCTGCAGCGCGCGCTGGATATGGGGGTTATTGATCGCTTCGAACTCGATGTCTGCTCGGCCGTGCGCGGGGCGGATGTGGTCGTGCTGGCCACTCCGGTGGGGGTGATCGAATCGGTATGCCGGTCCATGCGTGGGTGCCTTGGCGATACATCGATCCTCACCGACGTCGGGAGTGTGAAGGCGGCCGTGGTGCAGGCCGTGGAGGCAGGCCTGGGGCGATTGCCTACGCATTTCGTGCCGGGACATCCGATCGCCGGGCGTGAGCGTGCCGGCGTCGAGGCGGCCGAGGCCGACCTGTATCAGGGACGCCGCGTGATTCTGACTCCATTGCCGGAAGGCGACGTGACCGCCGCGCTCGCGGTCAAGCGCATGTGGGAGGCCGCGGGCGCTCAGGTCGAGAACATGCCGGTGGCCCATCACGACGAGGTACTCGCGGCGACGAGCCATCTGCCGCATCTGCTCGCGTATACCCTGGTGTCGAGCCTGTCCCGACTGGACGAGCAGGAGGAGATATTCCGCTACGCCGCAGGCGGTTTCCGCGATTTCACCCGTATCGCCTCCAGCGATCCTGTGATGTGGCGCGACATCTGTCTGCACAATCGGGATGACATCGTCGCCATGCTGCGGCATTTCAGGGGCGACCTGGATATCCTGGAAAAGGCGATCGCCGGCGCGGACGGTGATCGCCTGCTCACCTTGTTTCAACGCGCCAAACAGACCCGCGACCGATTTTGCGGATAA
- the lapB gene encoding lipopolysaccharide assembly protein LapB, which yields MLELLWLLLPVAAATGWWSGNRHARASNTSGNRSSLPGDYVRGLNYLLNEQPDKALELFVRVVEVDSDTVETYLLLGSLFRRRGEVERAIRVHQNLIARPHLEGRHRATAMLELGKDYMRAGLLDRAEGLYKELLNTRFLKAEASYELQRIYEQERDWLEAIRSAEAYQSTSGDSQQTVIAHYWCEAAEQQRQYGRSRLAIDYAKRALVRDPGSVRASILLGDIALTARDSAQAAKHYARVAEQDPDFLPVVLPKLRVAYSGLGDQSGLSRLLSRFRGRKHDSETVLQMIRDMLERGEEPAAREALLEEMRKQKAPLRLLREYVALEQTRFDGDQVAILSLIERVLSEHVQQWYTYRCKQCGFRTKNLFWQCPSCHNWGTIRPYESPDDQ from the coding sequence ATGCTCGAACTGTTGTGGCTGCTCCTTCCCGTTGCAGCCGCTACCGGTTGGTGGTCAGGCAATCGGCATGCTCGTGCTTCCAATACATCCGGGAATCGCTCATCTTTGCCTGGCGATTACGTCCGTGGGCTGAATTATCTGCTTAATGAACAACCAGATAAGGCGCTGGAATTATTCGTGCGCGTCGTTGAGGTGGATTCGGATACCGTCGAAACTTATTTGTTGTTGGGCAGCCTGTTTCGGCGTAGGGGGGAGGTCGAACGGGCCATCCGTGTACACCAGAATCTGATTGCGCGTCCTCATCTTGAAGGTCGTCACCGCGCAACTGCCATGCTTGAGTTGGGTAAGGACTACATGCGTGCGGGATTGCTGGATCGCGCCGAGGGTTTGTACAAGGAACTGCTCAATACCCGATTTCTCAAGGCAGAGGCCAGTTACGAGCTGCAGAGAATTTACGAGCAGGAGAGGGATTGGCTGGAAGCCATACGTTCGGCGGAAGCCTATCAATCCACGTCAGGCGATTCTCAACAAACGGTGATCGCGCATTATTGGTGTGAAGCAGCCGAACAACAGAGGCAGTATGGGCGGTCGAGGCTGGCGATCGATTATGCCAAACGAGCCCTGGTGAGAGACCCCGGGAGCGTGCGTGCAAGCATCCTGCTGGGTGACATTGCCTTAACAGCCCGGGATAGTGCACAGGCGGCTAAGCACTATGCCCGCGTGGCAGAACAGGACCCGGACTTTCTGCCGGTCGTTTTACCCAAACTACGAGTGGCATATTCGGGTTTGGGTGATCAAAGCGGCCTGTCGAGATTGTTGTCTCGCTTTCGTGGGCGTAAGCACGATAGCGAGACCGTGCTACAGATGATTCGGGACATGCTGGAGCGTGGGGAGGAGCCTGCCGCCCGCGAGGCCTTGCTCGAGGAGATGCGCAAGCAGAAGGCGCCACTGCGCTTGCTGCGAGAGTATGTGGCGTTGGAGCAGACTCGTTTTGATGGGGATCAGGTGGCTATATTGTCTCTGATCGAGCGTGTGCTAAGCGAACACGTGCAGCAGTGGTACACCTATCGCTGCAAGCAATGTGGCTTCCGCACGAAGAATTTATTTTGGCAATGTCCCAGTTGCCATAACTGGGGGACCATCCGTCCCTATGAATCGCCGGATGATCAATAG
- the cmk gene encoding (d)CMP kinase: MPVVTIDGPSGSGKGTLSRLLAGALGWHFLDSGALYRLVALAAMRDGVPLEDAPRMGDLAASLDVDFVAGSGGTQVVLCGDDVSLAIREESCGIAASKVAVLPEVREGLLARQRAFRRKPGLVADGRDMGTVVFPDAPLKVFLTASLEERATRRRKQLKEQGIDANLHALLHDLAERDARDAQRAVAPLRPADDAMMLDSSGMDIQTVLDQVLEFVSARHLVV, encoded by the coding sequence GTGCCAGTCGTGACCATCGATGGTCCGAGTGGATCCGGCAAGGGCACGTTGAGCCGCCTGCTTGCCGGGGCGCTAGGTTGGCATTTTTTGGATAGCGGTGCCCTGTATCGCCTGGTTGCTCTTGCGGCGATGCGTGATGGTGTGCCCTTGGAAGATGCGCCGCGTATGGGTGATCTGGCAGCGTCCCTTGATGTTGACTTCGTCGCCGGTTCGGGGGGCACGCAGGTGGTGCTGTGTGGCGATGACGTGTCCCTGGCTATACGTGAGGAGTCATGCGGTATTGCGGCCTCGAAGGTGGCTGTCCTGCCGGAGGTCCGCGAGGGGTTGTTGGCCAGGCAGCGCGCGTTTCGTAGAAAGCCGGGGCTCGTTGCCGACGGAAGGGATATGGGGACTGTGGTCTTTCCGGATGCGCCGCTCAAGGTGTTCCTCACGGCGAGCTTGGAGGAACGCGCCACGAGGCGGCGCAAGCAGTTGAAGGAACAAGGGATTGATGCTAATCTTCACGCCCTTTTACACGATCTGGCCGAGCGTGATGCGCGGGATGCGCAACGCGCCGTTGCGCCGTTGAGGCCGGCCGACGACGCCATGATGCTGGATTCCAGCGGCATGGACATTCAGACGGTGCTGGATCAGGTGCTGGAGTTTGTATCAGCACGTCATCTGGTGGTTTAG
- the rpsA gene encoding 30S ribosomal protein S1 produces MSESFAQLLEESMAYTEMKPGAILNATILEIKPDVVVVNAGLKSEGVIPAEEFYNDRGELEVAVGDVIEVALDAVEDGFGETRLSREKAKRAKAWKVLEDAFEKNEIVSGKISGKVKGGFTVDINDIRAFLPGSLVDVRPVRDTAYLEGKDLEFKVIKLDRRRNNVVVSRRAVVESEYSAEREALLESLHEGQVLKGIVKNLTDYGAFLDLGGIDGLLHITDMAWKRVKHPSEVVNIGDEIEVKVLKFDRERNRVSLGLKQLGEDPWVDIARRYPTGTRLFGKVTNITDYGCFVEVEDGVEGLVHVSEIDWTNKNVNPAKAVTIGEEVEVMILDIDEERRRISLGMKQCIPNPWDEFAQNFNKGDHVSGVIKSITDFGIFVGLDGGIDGLVHLSDISWHVPGEEAVRNYKKGDEIDTVVLAVDPERERISLGIKQIEKDPFSNFVAEHPKGTLLKGTVVEVDAKAATIDLGDEIIGTLRASELSRDRVEDARSILKVGEEVEAKFTGVDRKNRTITLSIKAKEFAEEAEVLQDYSSSGAGATTSLGELLKEKMDANNRS; encoded by the coding sequence ATGAGCGAAAGTTTTGCGCAGCTGTTAGAAGAGAGCATGGCCTATACGGAGATGAAGCCCGGGGCCATCCTCAACGCCACAATCCTTGAGATCAAACCGGACGTCGTGGTGGTGAACGCCGGGCTGAAGTCCGAGGGCGTGATTCCGGCAGAGGAATTCTACAACGATCGGGGTGAGCTCGAGGTTGCCGTCGGCGACGTTATCGAGGTTGCGCTCGATGCGGTTGAAGATGGCTTCGGCGAAACGCGGCTGTCGCGCGAAAAGGCCAAACGTGCCAAGGCATGGAAGGTTCTTGAGGACGCTTTCGAGAAGAACGAGATCGTCAGCGGCAAGATCAGCGGCAAGGTCAAGGGCGGTTTTACGGTCGACATCAACGATATCCGTGCGTTCCTGCCGGGGTCGCTGGTCGACGTACGTCCCGTGCGCGATACGGCCTATCTCGAGGGCAAAGATCTCGAATTCAAGGTCATTAAGCTGGATCGTCGCCGTAACAACGTCGTCGTGTCCCGTCGCGCCGTGGTGGAATCCGAATACAGCGCCGAGCGCGAAGCTTTGCTCGAAAGTCTGCACGAAGGTCAGGTGCTCAAGGGTATCGTCAAGAACCTCACCGATTATGGTGCGTTCCTTGACCTCGGTGGCATCGACGGCCTGCTGCACATCACTGATATGGCTTGGAAGCGCGTCAAGCACCCCTCGGAAGTGGTCAACATCGGCGACGAGATCGAGGTCAAGGTGCTCAAGTTCGATCGCGAACGCAATCGCGTTTCGCTCGGCCTCAAACAGCTGGGTGAGGATCCGTGGGTCGATATCGCGCGCCGGTACCCGACGGGTACCCGTCTGTTCGGTAAGGTCACCAACATCACCGACTACGGCTGCTTCGTTGAGGTTGAAGATGGGGTCGAAGGTTTGGTGCACGTTTCTGAGATCGACTGGACGAACAAGAACGTGAATCCTGCCAAGGCCGTGACCATTGGCGAAGAAGTCGAAGTCATGATTCTTGACATCGATGAAGAGCGTCGCCGCATTTCCCTCGGCATGAAGCAGTGCATTCCCAATCCCTGGGATGAGTTTGCGCAAAACTTCAACAAGGGCGACCATGTTTCAGGCGTGATTAAGTCGATTACTGACTTCGGTATTTTCGTTGGGCTCGACGGCGGTATCGATGGTTTGGTGCACCTTTCCGATATCTCCTGGCACGTTCCGGGAGAAGAGGCCGTACGTAATTACAAGAAGGGTGATGAGATCGACACCGTTGTTCTGGCGGTAGACCCTGAACGTGAGCGCATTTCGCTCGGTATCAAACAGATTGAGAAAGATCCCTTCTCCAATTTCGTGGCGGAGCACCCGAAGGGCACCTTGCTCAAGGGGACTGTGGTCGAGGTCGACGCCAAGGCAGCAACGATTGATTTGGGCGATGAAATCATCGGTACGCTGCGCGCATCAGAGCTTTCCCGCGACCGTGTCGAGGATGCTCGAAGCATTCTGAAGGTCGGCGAGGAGGTTGAGGCTAAGTTCACCGGTGTGGATCGTAAAAACCGTACGATCACCTTGTCCATCAAGGCCAAGGAATTTGCCGAGGAAGCTGAAGTCTTGCAGGATTACAGCAGCAGCGGTGCCGGAGCGACCACCTCATTGGGTGAACTGCTCAAGGAAAAAATGGACGCCAATAATCGTTCTTGA
- a CDS encoding integration host factor subunit beta: MTKSELIETLAKKHDHLHYRDVELSVKGLLEQMSSALASGERIEIRGFGSFSLHYRPPRIGRNPKTGDTVPLPGKYVPHFKPGKELRERVNQGAD; the protein is encoded by the coding sequence ATGACAAAATCAGAACTCATAGAAACTCTGGCCAAAAAACACGATCATCTGCACTATCGAGATGTGGAGCTTTCGGTAAAAGGTCTGCTCGAGCAGATGAGTTCTGCACTCGCATCGGGCGAGCGCATTGAAATTCGAGGCTTCGGCAGCTTCTCACTGCATTATCGGCCGCCACGGATCGGACGTAACCCGAAGACGGGTGATACGGTCCCTTTGCCAGGAAAGTATGTTCCTCATTTCAAACCCGGCAAGGAACTTAGGGAAAGAGTGAACCAAGGCGCGGACTGA
- a CDS encoding LapA family protein, whose protein sequence is MRKLLSFLILLLLILVALAFTSLNLGVMPLNFYFAKFTLPIAVAVFLFMLLGAFLGVIASSGIWFRMARANRKLRRRLDSCDRELASLRNLPVKDSS, encoded by the coding sequence ATGCGTAAATTGCTTTCCTTTCTAATTCTGCTGCTATTGATTCTGGTGGCATTGGCATTTACGTCCCTGAACCTGGGCGTGATGCCACTCAATTTCTATTTTGCGAAATTTACGCTGCCTATAGCCGTAGCTGTGTTTCTATTTATGTTGCTCGGCGCTTTTCTGGGTGTCATTGCGAGCAGCGGAATCTGGTTCAGAATGGCGCGAGCCAATCGCAAGCTGCGCCGACGTCTGGATAGTTGCGACAGGGAGTTGGCGAGTCTGCGCAATCTGCCTGTCAAGGATTCTTCTTGA
- the aroA gene encoding 3-phosphoshikimate 1-carboxyvinyltransferase — protein sequence MPSSKLSFHVSPGGCLKGRVRVPGDKSISHRSIMLGALADGVTEVTGFLEGADCLATLQAMRALGVSVETLGQGHVRVHGVGVDGLRAPAAPLDLGNSGTSMRLMAGLLSGQPFDSTLTGDASLSRRPMRRVTGPLTDMGASIETTPDGTPPIHVHGGGALRGIRYDMPVASAQVKSALLLAGLYAAGETCVREPAPTRDHTERMLAGFGYAVERDGNQVCLRGGGRLRATRVDVPADISSAAFFLVGASLAPGSQLVLEHVGINPTRTGVIDILRMMGADIEVMGAREVGGESVADLRVGYALLHGIDIPEELVPLAIDEFPAIFVAAACAEGTTRLTGAAELRVKESDRIQVMADGLHACGVDAQPTTDGIVILGTGGHIQGGNVDSHGDHRIAMAFAMAGLCSTSPITIADCANVNTSFPGFIDMAQRIGLNIKAGEA from the coding sequence ATGCCTTCGAGCAAGCTTTCCTTCCACGTCTCTCCTGGCGGCTGCCTGAAAGGGCGGGTTCGAGTTCCCGGCGACAAATCCATATCACATCGATCAATCATGCTGGGCGCTCTGGCCGACGGGGTGACGGAGGTGACCGGTTTCCTGGAAGGGGCGGACTGTCTTGCTACCCTGCAGGCGATGCGAGCACTCGGTGTATCCGTCGAGACCCTGGGTCAAGGGCACGTCCGCGTCCACGGGGTGGGTGTCGACGGACTCAGGGCTCCAGCCGCACCTCTGGATCTCGGGAACTCCGGCACCTCGATGCGTCTGATGGCTGGGTTGCTCTCCGGTCAACCCTTCGACAGCACGTTGACCGGCGACGCTTCTCTCTCGCGGCGCCCGATGCGCCGCGTGACCGGTCCGCTCACGGACATGGGCGCGAGTATCGAAACGACCCCTGACGGTACCCCTCCGATCCACGTGCATGGGGGGGGGGCGTTGCGCGGCATTCGTTATGACATGCCGGTGGCGAGTGCGCAGGTAAAATCGGCACTATTGCTCGCTGGGCTTTATGCGGCCGGGGAGACCTGCGTCAGGGAGCCTGCGCCGACCCGTGACCATACCGAACGCATGCTTGCCGGTTTCGGATATGCCGTGGAACGTGACGGCAACCAGGTCTGTCTGCGTGGTGGCGGTCGATTGAGGGCAACACGGGTGGACGTTCCGGCCGACATCTCATCGGCGGCGTTCTTCCTCGTCGGGGCCAGCCTTGCTCCGGGTTCGCAACTCGTGCTCGAACATGTGGGAATCAACCCGACACGGACCGGCGTGATCGACATCCTGCGGATGATGGGGGCCGATATCGAGGTGATGGGCGCACGCGAGGTGGGTGGGGAGTCCGTGGCCGATCTGAGGGTCGGCTATGCACTGTTGCATGGCATCGACATTCCCGAGGAACTGGTGCCGCTCGCCATTGATGAGTTCCCGGCCATATTCGTTGCAGCCGCCTGTGCCGAAGGAACGACTAGACTGACCGGCGCGGCTGAATTGCGCGTCAAGGAGAGCGATCGCATCCAGGTGATGGCGGACGGACTGCATGCCTGCGGTGTCGATGCACAGCCGACGACGGACGGTATCGTGATCCTGGGTACGGGTGGACACATTCAGGGTGGCAATGTCGACAGCCATGGAGACCATCGCATCGCGATGGCGTTTGCTATGGCAGGGCTTTGCTCTACCTCGCCGATCACGATCGCAGATTGTGCCAATGTGAACACGTCATTCCCGGGTTTCATCGATATGGCGCAGCGTATCGGCTTGAACATCAAGGCGGGGGAGGCGTGA